A genomic window from Chitinophagaceae bacterium includes:
- a CDS encoding T9SS type A sorting domain-containing protein, protein MAPSTGNYKVEVTTPGGCSTTSAVKTVSKTCKEGSDVGLESDVEINLYPNPTNGNFVIEMDLGNEVNSEMDIQLLNILGQQVMLLHGSVVDGKLKQEIHLNAAVPSGIYNVRVIGADQIYNRQLIYQR, encoded by the coding sequence ATGGCTCCCAGCACCGGCAACTATAAAGTGGAAGTAACCACTCCCGGAGGATGCAGCACAACCTCTGCCGTAAAAACTGTGTCGAAGACCTGTAAGGAAGGATCCGATGTAGGTTTGGAGAGCGATGTTGAAATTAATCTCTATCCAAATCCCACGAATGGAAATTTTGTGATTGAAATGGATTTGGGAAATGAAGTCAACAGTGAGATGGATATTCAGTTGCTGAACATACTTGGTCAGCAGGTAATGCTGCTCCATGGTTCAGTGGTGGATGGAAAACTGAAGCAGGAAATTCATTTGAATGCTGCTGTTCCTTCGGGTATTTATAATGTGAGAGTTATTGGTGCTGATCAAATTTACAATCGTCAGTTGATTTATCAGCGGTAA